A genome region from Daphnia magna isolate NIES unplaced genomic scaffold, ASM2063170v1.1 Dm_contigs230, whole genome shotgun sequence includes the following:
- the LOC123467775 gene encoding uncharacterized protein LOC123467775: MYNTAKQMQESEITYPARSTPSLRKVLDAMNTIDIQPWPEKPQLPSSYNYPPPSNPAICKTLWFPMSKKKAMDCRIETVNLFNSLSHKIPDTTICAYTDGSHEPSKNITTCAVYIPRLNVTKSWTLSKHSSIFSAELQAIYQTLRIIYDLTDNPPEVLVYCDSSSAIKTIVSNQQSTNEAISLIRETIRSLKSSGTRTTLAWIPSHTGITGNERADALANMESKTPSGERTENPLSPSEKASVARKTWANAHLMEIKRCQKVCIQMKTTLNLTRWHYHKERAVSICLHRLRSGHNYTNAFNHRIDHEADPSCRQGCEALEDVKHILIDCPAFDLHRHKLRQLLATKNLNFDTHTILGMNPLADPATQYKIRDLLGRFLIQTALIHII, encoded by the coding sequence ATGTATAACACAGCAAAGCAGATGCAAGAAAGCGAAATCACATACCCCGCAAGAAGCACCCCGAGCCTCAGAAAAGTCCTAGACGCTATGAACACCATCGACATACAGCCGTGGCCTGAGAAACCCCAACTACCATCAAGCTATAACTATCCTCCACCAAGCAACCCAGCGATCTGCAAGACACTATGGTTTCCGATGTCCAAGAAAAAAGCAATGGATTGCCGAATCGAAACGGTCAACCTATTCAATTCCCTATCTCACAAAATCCCGGACACAACGATATGTGCCTACACGGACGGCTCCCACGAACCTTCGAAGAACATCACGACCTGCGCCGTCTACATCCCACGCCTTAATGTTACCAAATCCTGGACACTATCAAAACATTCAAGCATATTCTCTGCTGAGTTACAAGCAATATACCAAACCCTCCGCATCATATATGATCTCACTGACAACCCACCGGAAGTCTTAGTGTACTGCGACTCCAGCTCCGCCATAAAAACAATTGTATCGAACCAACAATCAACGAATGAGGCAATATCCCTCATCAGAGAGACGATAAGAAGTCTAAAATCCAGCGGAACCCGCACGACACTAGCGTGGATCCCCAGCCATACCGGAATAACGGGAAACGAACGAGCGGACGCACTCGCAAACATGGAAAGCAAAACCCCATCCGGGGAGAGGACAGAAAACCCACTATCACCCTCAGAAAAAGCATCCGTGGCTAGGAAGACATGGGCGAACGCACATCTTATGGAAATCAAACGCTGCCAGAAAGTATGCatacaaatgaaaacaacattaaATCTAACAAGATGGCACTACCACAAGGAAAGAGCGGTGTCCATATGCCTACACAGGCTAAGATCTGGCCACAACTACACAAACGCCTTCAACCACAGAATCGACCACGAAGCGGACCCTAGCTGCAGGCAAGGCTGCGAAGCACTTGAAGATGTCAAACACATACTAATCGATTGCCCAGCATTCGATCTACACCGTCACAAACTCCGGCAACTGTTAGCAACAAAGAACCTTAACTTCGACACACATACAATACTGGGCATGAACCCACTAGCAGACCCGGCCACGCAATACAAAATAAGGGACCTACTAGGAAGATTCTTAATACAGACAGCACTGATACACATAatataa